A genomic stretch from Saccharomyces paradoxus chromosome XVI, complete sequence includes:
- the MRD1 gene encoding RNA-binding ribosome biosynthesis protein MRD1 (Essential conserved small ribosomal subunit (40s) synthesis factor~similar to YPR112C), with protein MSRIIVKGLPVYLTDDNLKEHFTKRLRQKHSHQAVNGSGPDLITDVKILRDRNGESRRFGFIGYRNEEDAFDAVEYFNGSFVNTSKIEVSMAKSFADPRVPQPMKEKRREALKRFREKEERLLQEENRKKMKLDENKHRNIDDEIRKNKQLQEFMETMKPSSQVTSWEKVGIDKSIEDKEQKGGEEEPSVQGNSLLAHALALKGENSKEEAPNLIIDNESDDEYSALNSNRDEDQGEAEEEEKMISLSNLTDADTGLVNDDTNNDEAENESRRNLAQDEKVSDLDWFKQRRVRIKESEAEEREKSLSYSTEQNESLDAKEEEQPEPIVQQKTDEERAIEKINQTGRLFLRNILYTSKEEDFKKLFSPFGELEEVHVALDTRTGQSKGFAYVLFKEPKSAVNAYVELDKQIFQGRLLHILPGEEKKNHRLDEFDLKNMPLKKQKDLKRKAAASRQTFSWNSLYMNQDAVLDSVAAKLGLEKSQLIDAESSSSAVKQALAEAHVIGDVRKYFESKGVDLTKFSQLKSTNQRDDKVILVKNFPFGTTREELGEMFLPYGKLERLLMPSAGTIAIVQFRDATSARAAFTKLSYKRFKDGIIYLEKGPKDCFTKPAEADDLINNTSAREEEKPVEIKPSSNDLMETNKDIDEESSAIHDEDVIDGPTVSVFIKNLNFSTTNQNLTDRFKAFTGFVVAQVKTKPDPKHQGKTLSMGFGFVEFRTKEQANAVIAAMDGTVIDGHKIQLKLSHRQASQNGNKKAKSNKKSGKIIVKNLPFEATRKDVFELFNSFGQLKSVRVPKKFDKSARGFAFVEFLLPKEAENAMDQLHGVHLLGRRLVMQYAEEDAVDAEEEIARMTKKVRKQVATNEMAALRNRGGRKKLDMDDEENEGF; from the coding sequence ATGTCTCGTATTATTGTTAAGGGTTTACCCGTCTACTTGACAGATGACAATCTCAAGGAGCATTTTACAAAGAGGTTGCGTCAGAAACATTCCCATCAAGCAGTTAACGGCAGCGGTCCAGACCTCATAACCGATGTTAAAATTCTTAGAGATAGGAATGGGGAGAGTAGAAGGTTTGGATTTATTGGATACCGTAATGAGGAGGATGCTTTTGATGCTGTTGAGTACTTCAATGGCAGTTTTGTCAACACATCCAAGATAGAGGTTTCTATGGCCAAAAGTTTTGCAGATCCAAGAGTTCCGCAGCCCatgaaggaaaagagaagagaagCCTTGAAAAGGTTTAGAGAAAAGGAGGAAAGGTTGCTGCAGGAGGAAAAtcgaaagaaaatgaaattggATGAAAATAAGCACCGCAACATTGACGACGAGATTCGTAAGAACAAGCAATTGCAAGAGTTCATGGAGACTATGAAGCCAAGCTCACAAGTCACATCATGGGAAAAGGTGGGTATTGACAAAAGCATAGAGGacaaagaacaaaaaggGGGAGAAGAGGAGCCCAGCGTGCAGGGGAACTCCCTACTGGCCCATGCATTAGCTTTGAAGGGAGAGAACAGTAAAGAGGAGGCACCAAATTTGATCATTGACAATGAAAGTGACGACGAGTATTCGGCTCTCAATTCCAACAGGGATGAAGATCAAGGAGAGGccgaagaggaagaaaagatgaTAAGTTTGAGCAATTTGACAGATGCCGATACAGGTCTAGTTAATGATGATACTAATAATGACGAGGCAGAAAATGAGAGCAGGAGAAATCTTGCCCAAGATGAAAAGGTTTCTGACTTGGATTGGTTCAAACAACGTCGTGTAAGAATCAAAGAAAGTGAAGCggaagaaagagaaaagtcATTATCATACAGTACTgaacaaaatgaaagtCTCGATGCCAAGGAAGAGGAACAACCAGAGCCTATAGTTCAACAAAAGACCGACGAAGAACGggccattgaaaaaatcaatcaaACTGGGCGTCTATTCTTACGTAATATTTTGTACacttccaaagaagaagatttcaAGAAACTGTTTAGTCCGTTCGGAGAGTTAGAAGAAGTTCATGTGGCTTTGGATACCAGGACTGGTCAATCCAAGGGATTCGCATACGTTCTATTCAAAGAACCTAAGAGTGCAGTGAACGCCTATGTTGAATTGGataaacaaatttttcaaggaaGACTATTACATATTCTTCctggtgaagaaaaaaagaatcatAGATTAGACGAATTTGATTTAAAGAATATgccattgaaaaagcaaaaggatttgaaaagaaaggcaGCCGCATCCAGACAaacattttcttggaaCTCCTTATATATGAACCAAGATGCTGTTTTGGATAGTGTGGCAGCCAAATTGGGTTTAGAAAAATCTCAATTGATCGATGCTGAAAGCTCAAGTTCAGCTGTTAAACAGGCTTTAGCTGAAGCCCACGTTATTGGTGACgttagaaaatattttgaatctAAAGGTGTTGATTTGACCAAGTTTTCACAGTTGAAATCTACAAATCAAAGAGACGATAAAGTGATattagtgaaaaatttcccCTTTGGGACAACTAGAGAAGAACTTGGCGAAATGTTTTTGCCATATGGTAAATTGGAAAGGTTGCTCATGCCATCAGCTGGTACAATCGCTATAGTTCAATTCAGGGACGCAACCTCTGCAAGGGCAGCTTTCACTAAACTATCATATAAGAGATTTAAGGACGGTATAAtatatttggaaaaggGACCTAAGGATTGTTTCACTAAGCCGGCTGAGGCCGATGATTTGATAAATAACACTTCTGCAAGGGAAGAAGAGAAACCGGTAGAGATAAAACCTTCGTCGAATGATTTAATGGAAACAAACAAGGATATAGATGAGGAGTCATCAGCTATACATGATGAAGATGTTATTGATGGTCCAACTGTGTCAGTCTTTATCAAGAATCTCAACTTTTCCACCACGAACCAAAACCTTACCGATAGGTTCAAAGCGTTCACTGGATTTGTTGTTGCCCAGGTGAAGACGAAACCTGATCCAAAACATCAAGGCAAGACTTTGTCCATGGGGTTCGGGTTTGTAGAATTCAGGACTAAAGAACAGGCTAATGCCGTAATAGCCGCAATGGATGGCACTGTAATTGATGGTCATAAAATTCAATTGAAGTTATCTCATAGACAAGCCTCTCAAAACGGTAACAAAAAGGCTAAATCCAATAAGAAAAGTGGTAAAATTATTGTTAAGAATCTACCATTTGAAGCTACTAGAAAGGACGTTTTCGAATTATTCAATTCTTTTGGTCAATTAAAGTCCGTTAGAGTTCCAAAGAAGTTCGATAAGTCCGCAAGAGGTTTTGCGTTTGTAGAATTTTTATTACCAAAGGAAGCAGAAAATGCTATGGATCAACTTCACGGTGTCCATTTACTGGGTCGTAGATTGGTAATGCAATATGCAGAAGAAGATGCAGTCGACgcggaagaagaaatagcGAGGATGACAAAGAAGGTTAGAAAGCAAGTTGCCACTAATGAGATGGCAGCTTTAAGAAATAGGGGTGGTAGAAAGAAACTAGACatggatgatgaagaaaatgaaggtTTTTAG
- the ALE2 gene encoding Ale2p (similar to YPR114W) produces MDVLLSLPQPELFKTMVIPSLANRNIIKSEAILSNLHSIFYVAIFYHIWFLFGKWILFPPLVKWKLDYDQKHGVKKDEKVTPERQAQHYKKKYTSLINQSSVHLISLLQSIVVLYYSLKFLLDPKASAEPYQTSHSRVFTENRDTQVICIFAIGYFVWDIYISTMYSTFPFVVHGIISTVVFCIGLKPYIQYYAPVFLMFELSNPSLNFRWFGIKFLPHKSKLCSLLLLLNNLMLMVIFFAARIAWGWFQIGKLCYDFYQVRNEPGFLVFDTIVILAGNFVLDVLNVIWFSTMVSVAAKVLKKGESVDKVTENEQ; encoded by the coding sequence atggatgTTTTATTGTCGCTTCCTCAGCCGGAATTATTCAAAACCATGGTGATTCCGTCCTTGGCAAATCGCAATATAATCAAATCGGAGGCAATTCTCTCCAACTTACACTCGATATTTTACGTCGCTATATTTTACCATATTTGGTTTCTTTTCGGCAAGTGGATCTTATTCCCACCTTTGGTTAAATGGAAACTGGACTATGACCAAAAGCATGGCGTCAAGAAAGATGAGAAGGTAACTCCAGAACGTCAAGCTCAacattacaaaaaaaagtacacTTCTTTAATCAATCAAAGTTCAGTTCACTTGATATCCCTTTTGCAAAGCATAGTAGTCTTGTACTACTCACTGAAGTTCTTACTCGATCCAAAAGCCTCGGCCGAGCCCTACCAAACCTCGCATTCTCGAGTATTCACGGAAAATCGAGACACTCAAGTCATCTGTATTTTTGCCATTGGTTATTTCGTTTGGGATATTTATATTTCCACCATGTACTCTACTTTCCCCTTTGTTGTGCACGGAATCATCTCCACCGTTGTGTTTTGCATCGGATTGAAACCGTACATCCAATATTATGCCCCAGTGTTCTTGATGTTCGAACTGTCTAATCCTTCCTTAAACTTTAGATGGTTCGGAAtcaaatttcttcctcatAAAAGCAAACTCTGCTCCCTACTGCTGCTGTTGAACAATTTGATGCTCATGGTCATCTTCTTTGCGGCCAGAATTGCCTGGGGGTGGTTTCAGATTGGAAAATTGTGCTACGACTTTTACCAGGTTCGCAATGAACCTGGTTTCTTAGTCTTCGACACCATTGTTATCCTTGCAGGCAATTTTGTCCTAGACGTCTTGAATGTCATCTGGTTTTCCACTATGGTGTCTGTGGCCGCAAAGGTCTTAAAGAAAGGGGAATCTGTAGACAAAGTCACTGAGAATGAACAATGA
- the DBF20 gene encoding serine/threonine-protein kinase DBF20 (Ser/Thr kinase involved in late nuclear division~similar to YPR111W) — MFSRSDREVDDLTGNMSHLGFHDLNIPKPTSPKVQYMPARKSENGRLPPEPSRPYKPCDSNDQNTSKTRISLNHSPKKLPKDFHERASQNKTQRVVNVCQLYFLDYYCDMFDYVISRRQRTKQVLRYLEQERSVKNVSNKVLNEEWGLYLQREHEVLRKRRLKPKHKDFQILTQVGQGGYGQVYLAKKKDSDEICALKILNKKLLFKLNETNHVLTERDILTTTRSDWLVKLLYAFQDSESLYLAMEFVPGGDFRTLLINTRILKSGHARFYISEMFCAVNSLHELGYTHRDLKPENFLVDAKGHIKLTDFGLAAGTVSNERIESMKMRLEEVKNLEFPAFTERSIEDRRKIYHKMKKTEINYANSMVGSPDYMALEVLEGKKYDFTVDYWSLGCMLFESLVGYTPFSGSSINETYENLRYWKKTLRRPRTEDGRAAFSDRTWDLIIRLIADPINRVRSFEQVCKMPYFAEINFETLRTNSPPFIPQLDDETDAGYFDDFTNEEDMAKYADVFKRQNKLSAMVDDSAVDSKLVGFTFRHRDGKQGSSGILYNGSEHSDPFSTFY; from the coding sequence ATGTTTTCACGAAGCGATCGGGAAGTTGACGACTTGACTGGTAATATGAGCCATTTGGGTTTTCATGATCTGAATATCCCTAAACCTACTTCTCCAAAGGTGCAATATATGCCTGCTAGAAAGAGCGAAAATGGAAGACTACCTCCTGAACCTTCAAGACCATATAAGCCGTGTGATTCGAATGACCAAAATACCTCCAAGACGCGCATTTCTTTGAATCACTCACCGAAGAAACTACCCAAGGACTTTCATGAACGTGCTTCCCAAAACAAGACCCAGAGAGTCGTTAACGTATGCCAACTTTACTTCCTCGACTATTACTGTGACATGTTTGATTACGTGATCAGTAGAAGACAACGTACGAAGCAGGTGCTGAGATATCTCGAGCAGGAGAGAAGTGTCAAAAATGTTTCTAATAAGGTTTTGAATGAAGAATGGGGTTTGTATTTGCAAAGAGAACACGAAGTACTAAGAAAAAGGAGGTTGAAACCTAAACACAAAGATTTCCAGATATTGACACAAGTCGGACAAGGTGGGTATGGACAAGTTTATCTcgcaaagaagaaggataGCGATGAAATTTGTGctttaaaaatattgaacaAGAAACTTTTATTCAAACTGAACGAGACGAATCACGTCCTTACTGAAAGAGATATACTAACAACAACTAGGTCAGACTGGCTTGTGAAGCTGCTTTATGCATTTCAAGATTCAGAGAGCCTATATTTAGCAATGGAATTTGTACCTGGCGGTGATTTTCGTACGTTGTTAATCAATACAAGGATATTGAAGAGCGGTCACGCTAGGTTCTATATTAGCGAAATGTTTTGTGCCGTGAACTCATTGCATGAGCTTGGTTACACTCACCGAGATCTAAAACCAGAGAATTTCTTGGTCGATGCTAAAGGGCATATTAAGCTGACGGATTTTGGCCTAGCAGCAGGAACCGTATcaaatgaaagaattgaaagCATGAAGATGCGCTTAGAAGAAGTAAAGAATTTAGAATTTCCTGCTTTCACAGAAAGGTCTATTGAGGATAGAAGGAAAATATACCacaagatgaagaagacagAAATTAATTACGCTAACTCCATGGTTGGTTCGCCTGATTATATGGCGTTAGAAGTTCTTGAAGGCAAGAAATACGATTTTACAGTGGATTATTGGTCATTAGGTTGTATGCTTTTCGAAAGTTTGGTTGGATATACACCTTTTAGTGGTTCTTCTATAAATGAAACTTACGAAAATTTAagatattggaaaaaaactttaagAAGGCCCCGTACTGAGGATGGGAGGGCAGCGTTCTCGGACAGAACCTGGGATTTAATCATAAGGCTGATAGCTGACCCCATTAACAGAGTACGATCTTTCGAACAGGTTTGCAAAATGCCCTATTTCGCCGAAATCAACTTTGAAACCTTGAGAACAAATTCGCCGCCATTCATTCCCCAATTAGATGATGAAACAGATGCAGGCTATTTCGATGATTTtacaaatgaagaagacatgGCGAAATATGCGGACGTCTTCAAAAGACAGAATAAACTGTCTGCAATGGTTGATGATTCTGCAGTAGATTCTAAACTTGTTGGGTTTACTTTTAGACATAGAGATGGCAAACAAGGTTCGAGCGGGATACTCTACAATGGTTCAGAACATTCTGACCccttttcaactttttattaa
- the GLD1 gene encoding Gld1p (Predicted membrane protein~similar to YPR109W) — protein MDNFESAEENLTIGNKRVYELRKRNFQRNLVNNLSFLGYVLISLEYIKYDRTIWTLIARAIVQSLISSPFPSDAKLRRLATVGAENNTTAVATLPGGRSIRFPGMFRTEALYNPSNEAEQQDHGDAAIVSMKKQIRKFLFHGCLSLNMLFIILTILFPIDFLEPLSGNEPVDDGPKNTPSPFSNSDGLLLGERRGGLFLQMIGERLPKSNFSGNFGLVMFEFSILIVQFTLFSLTCVVLADLDFEEPERLDPLKSDGYDGSVIVARIPLNKTLDAILDDSNIDDNNENSSNSV, from the coding sequence ATggataattttgaaagtgctgaagaaaatttaactATAGGAAACAAACGAGTGTACGAACTACGAAAAAGGAACTTCCAGAGAAATTTGGTAAATAATTTGAGCTTTCTCGGGTATGTTTTAATATCATTGGAATATATTAAGTATGATCGTACCATCTGGACGCTTATAGCAAGAGCAATAGTGCAATCTCTCATAAGCTCCCCTTTTCCGAGTGATGCTAAGTTACGTAGGCTAGCCACCGTTGGTGCAGAGAATAATACCACGGCTGTTGCAACACTTCCAGGAGGTAGATCTATCAGGTTTCCTGGAATGTTTAGGACAGAAGCGCTTTATAATCCCTCTAATGAAGCTGAACAACAAGACCATGGTGATGCCGCTATTGTTTCTatgaaaaagcaaatccGGAAGTTCTTGTTCCATGGCTGCTTATCGTTGAATATGCTCTTCATAATTTTAACTATATTATTCCCAATCGATTTTCTAGAACCATTGAGCGGTAACGAGCCAGTAGATGATGGCCCTAAAAATACTCCCTCacctttttccaattcagaTGGTCTACTTTTGGGTGAGAGAAGAGGAGGGCTTTTCCTACAGATGATCGGAGAACGATTGCCGAAGAGCAATTTTTCAGGGAATTTTGGGCTGGTAATGTTTGAATTTAGCATACTTATTGTACAGTTCACATTATTCTCACTGACGTGTGTTGTATTGGCAGATTTGGATTTTGAAGAGCCAGAAAGACTGGACCCTTTAAAAAGTGATGGCTACGATGGTTCTGTAATAGTTGCACGAATACCGTTAAATAAAACTTTGGATGCCATTTTAGATGATAGCaatattgatgataataatgagAATTCTAGCAATTCTGTTTAA
- the RPC40 gene encoding DNA-directed RNA polymerase core subunit RPC40 (RNA polymerase subunit AC40~similar to YPR110C), whose protein sequence is MSNIVGIEYNRVTNTTSTDFPGFSKDAENEWDVEKFREGFEVNISSLDAREANFDLINIDTSIANAFRRIMISEVPSVAAEYVYFFNNTSVIQDEVLAHRIGLVPLKVDPDMLTWVDSNLPDDEKFTDENTIVLSLNVKCTRNPDAPKGSTDPKELYNNAHVYARDLKFEPQGRQSTTFANCPVVPADPDILLAKLRPGQEISLKAHCILGIGGDHAKFSPVSTASYRLLPQINILQQIKGESAKRFQKCFPPGVIGIDESSDEAYVKDARKDTVSREVLRYEEFADKVKLGRVRNHFIFNVESAGAMTPEEIFFKSVRILKNKAEYLKNCPITQ, encoded by the coding sequence ATGTCAAATATTGTGGGTATTGAATACAACCGTGTAACGAATACAACCTCCACGGATTTTCCTGGTTTTTCGAAGGATGCAGAAAATGAGTGGGATGTGGAGAAATTTAGAGAGGGCTTCGAAGTTAATATTTCGTCATTAGATGCAAGAGAAGCAAATTTCGATTTGATAAACATTGACACATCAATTGCAAATGCCTTTCGTCGTATAATGATTTCTGAAGTTCCATCTGTGGCTGCTGAATacgtttatttttttaacaaCACATCTGTCATCCAAGATGAGGTTTTAGCTCATAGAATAGGTTTGGTTCCATTGAAAGTTGATCCAGATATGCTCACATGGGTTGATAGTAATTTGCCGGACGATGAAAAGTTTACGGATGAAAATACTATCGTTTTGAGTTTGAACGTGAAATGCACAAGGAATCCAGATGCACCAAAGGGATCTACAGATCCCAAGGAACTATATAATAATGCCCATGTCTATGCTCGTGATTTGAAGTTTGAACCCCAGGGTAGACAATCTACTACCTTTGCTAATTGTCCAGTTGTTCCAGCTGATCCTGATATCTTATTAGCCAAACTAAGGCCTGGTCAAGAAATTTCGTTGAAGGCACATTGCATTTTAGGTATTGGTGGTGATCATGCTAAATTTTCACCAGTTTCCACCGCTTCTTATAGATTATTACCTCAAATCAATATCCTACAGCAAATCAAAGGTGAAAGTGCTAAAAGGTTCCAAAAATGCTTCCCACCAGGTGTCATTGGCATTGATGAGAGTTCAGATGAAGCTTATGTTAAAGATGCTAGAAAGGATACAGTTTCCAGAGAAGTTTTAAGATACGAAGAGTTTGCTGATAAAGTCAAATTAGGGAGAGTTAGAAACCACTTTATCTTCAACGTAGAAAGCGCTGGTGCCATGACAccagaagaaatatttttcaagtccgttagaattttgaaaaataaagctgAGTACTTGAAAAACTGTCCAATTACTCAATAA
- the PIS1 gene encoding CDP-diacylglycerol--inositol 3-phosphatidyltransferase (Phosphatidylinositol synthase~similar to YPR113W) produces the protein MSSNTTPEKVTAEHVLWYIPNKIGYVRVITAALSFFVMKNHPTAFTWLYTTSCLLDALDGTMARKYNQVSSLGAVLDMVTDRSSTAGLMCFLCVQYPQWCVFFQLMLGLDITSHYMHMYASLSAGKTSHKSVGEGESRLLHLYYTRRDVLFTICAFNELFYAGLYLQLFSNSATFGKWTTIISFPGYVFKQTANVVQLKRAALILADNDAKNANEKNKAN, from the coding sequence ATGAGTTCAAATACAACACCAGAAAAAGTCACCGCAGAGCACGTTCTGTGGTATATTCCCAATAAGATCGGATATGTACGTGTTATCACCGCCgccctttcttttttcgtcATGAAGAATCATCCAACGGCCTTTACATGGCTGTACACTACGTCGTGTCTGCTGGATGCACTAGATGGGACCATGGCCAGAAAGTACAACCAAGTGTCCAGTCTGGGTGCCGTTTTGGACATGGTTACCGACAGATCCAGCACCGCTGGGTTGATGTGTTTCCTTTGTGTGCAGTATCCTCAATGGTGcgttttcttccaattgaTGTTGGGCTTGGATATTACTAGTCACTACATGCATATGTATGCCAGTTTAAGTGCTGGAAAGACTTCTCATAAAAGCGTGGGCGAGGGTGAGTCCAGATTATTACATCTGTACTACACTAGAAGAGACGTATTGTTCACTATTTGTGCCTTCAATGAACTATTTTATGCTGGGTTGTACCTGCAGTTGTTCTCCAATTCTGCGACCTTTGGTAAATGGACTACCATCATAAGTTTCCCTGGTTACGTATTCAAGCAGACTGCAAACGTTGTCCAACTAAAAAGGGCAGCTTTGATTCTAGCAGACAACGATGCCAAGAATGCCAATGAGAAAAACAAGGCTAACTGA